In Stieleria varia, one genomic interval encodes:
- a CDS encoding ATP synthase F0 subunit C → MFEFAMMLAQTAEEIALAEAPNHGYGVLGVGIGIGLVIMGAGLGIGRIGGSAVDAISRQPEAGGTISTQMLISAALIEGVTVIALIVMYLLGG, encoded by the coding sequence ATGTTTGAATTCGCAATGATGTTGGCTCAGACCGCAGAAGAGATCGCCTTGGCTGAGGCGCCGAATCACGGTTACGGCGTTTTGGGTGTCGGTATCGGTATCGGTTTGGTCATCATGGGTGCCGGTCTTGGCATCGGTCGTATCGGTGGCAGTGCGGTGGACGCGATTTCGCGTCAGCCGGAAGCCGGCGGAACGATCAGTACTCAGATGTTGATTTCGGCTGCACTTATCGAAGGTGTTACCGTTATCGCTTTGATCGTGATGTATCTGCTTGGCGGCTGA
- the atpA gene encoding F0F1 ATP synthase subunit alpha, with protein MKFSSDEIASVLQQEIENFDSKIDVREVGTVLEVGDGIARVYGLSGVMAGEMVQFPNGSIGLAFNLEENSVGIIILGDYLTIEEGDEVKALGTLLSVPAGDAVMGRVLDPLGNPLDGKGPVQTDVTRPVEIIATGVAERQPVKEPLQTGIKAIDAMTPIGRGQRELIIGDRKTGKTAIAIDAILNQKGKGVKCFYVAIGQKDSAVASIIDVLEKYGAMEYTTVIAAGASSPAPLQYIAPYAGTAMAEHFMFNGGHALVVYDDLSKQATAYRQMSLLMRRPPGREAFPGDVFYCHSRLLERSSKLSADLGGGSITSLPIIETLEGEVSAYIPTNVISITDGQIYVQPDLFFSGVRPAMNPGISVSRVGGDAQIKAMKKVAGGLRLDLAQFRALEAFAQLGTDLDAATQAQLDRGYRLVELLKQPQYQPLSVAEQVLSIFAGTEGHLDDVDIKGVQAWEKAFLQYARDKKQSLLDELMNKGELTDDVRSQIESLIKEFKAGYKPA; from the coding sequence ATGAAATTTAGCAGCGACGAAATCGCATCGGTCTTGCAACAAGAGATCGAGAATTTCGACAGCAAGATTGACGTCCGCGAAGTCGGCACCGTGCTAGAAGTCGGTGACGGGATCGCTCGGGTCTATGGCCTCTCCGGCGTCATGGCCGGTGAAATGGTCCAATTCCCCAACGGCTCCATCGGTCTTGCGTTCAACCTGGAAGAAAACAGCGTCGGGATCATCATCCTTGGCGACTATTTGACGATCGAGGAAGGCGACGAGGTCAAGGCTCTGGGGACACTGCTCAGTGTGCCCGCCGGCGACGCAGTCATGGGACGCGTGTTGGACCCGTTGGGGAATCCACTCGACGGAAAAGGTCCCGTTCAAACGGACGTGACGCGTCCGGTGGAAATCATCGCCACAGGCGTTGCCGAGCGTCAGCCCGTGAAGGAGCCTTTGCAGACAGGCATCAAAGCCATCGATGCCATGACGCCGATCGGTCGTGGTCAACGCGAACTGATCATTGGTGACCGCAAGACAGGCAAAACAGCGATCGCGATCGATGCCATTTTGAATCAAAAGGGCAAGGGCGTGAAATGTTTTTACGTCGCGATCGGTCAGAAAGACTCCGCCGTGGCCAGCATCATCGATGTGTTGGAAAAATACGGTGCGATGGAATACACCACGGTCATCGCGGCCGGTGCCAGTTCGCCTGCTCCGCTGCAGTACATCGCTCCCTACGCTGGAACTGCAATGGCCGAGCACTTCATGTTCAACGGCGGGCACGCATTGGTCGTTTACGATGACTTGAGCAAGCAAGCCACCGCGTATCGTCAGATGAGCTTGCTGATGCGTCGTCCTCCAGGCCGCGAAGCGTTCCCCGGCGACGTGTTCTACTGCCACAGCCGCTTGTTGGAGAGATCATCCAAACTTTCCGCCGACTTGGGTGGTGGTTCGATCACCAGTTTGCCGATCATCGAGACTCTGGAAGGCGAAGTTTCCGCGTACATTCCGACGAACGTGATTTCGATCACCGACGGTCAAATCTACGTTCAACCCGACTTGTTCTTCTCGGGTGTTCGTCCTGCGATGAACCCCGGTATTTCCGTTTCACGCGTGGGTGGTGACGCCCAGATCAAAGCGATGAAAAAGGTTGCCGGTGGTCTGCGACTCGACTTGGCCCAGTTCCGTGCGTTGGAAGCGTTCGCTCAGCTGGGCACTGACCTCGACGCAGCGACCCAAGCACAATTGGATCGTGGGTATCGCTTGGTGGAATTGCTCAAGCAGCCTCAGTACCAGCCACTCAGTGTTGCCGAGCAAGTTCTCAGTATCTTTGCAGGTACCGAAGGCCACTTGGACGATGTCGACATCAAGGGTGTTCAGGCTTGGGAAAAAGCGTTCTTGCAGTATGCCCGTGACAAGAAACAGTCATTGCTCGACGAGTTGATGAACAAAGGTGAATTGACCGATGACGTCCGATCTCAAATCGAGTCGTTGATCAAAGAATTTAAGGCCGGTTACAAGCCCGCCTAA
- the atpB gene encoding F0F1 ATP synthase subunit A, producing the protein MNFLLAASDNPLTHVVPHRLHEEPLFSVDTGGGDIPELFIENGVYQFFITNHLMMTAVAAVLVLLVFSYVAFRMRVKGEGLQAYQTKGKVAQLFETMCWFIRDEVARPNLGHLTDKYIYYIWTVFFLILFSNVLGLVPFGYMLQLVTGDTHFSHWGGTATGNLSLNVMLAFCSFVAVIFIGIRETGAKAFFAHFNPIGWDGPKALSFGIGLPLYLLEWMGLVIKCVVLAMRLFGTMMAGHLVVAAIVGLVFTAASVSHLLGYSVGIAVVLGCVVLTLLELFICMLQAFIFTFLTILFISTVATHHGDHEEDHVDPLSDEAQMDLDKLIDPSRLGGLAH; encoded by the coding sequence ATGAATTTCCTACTGGCCGCCTCTGACAACCCGCTGACGCACGTGGTTCCACACCGCTTGCACGAAGAGCCGTTGTTCTCAGTGGATACGGGTGGCGGCGACATTCCGGAGCTGTTCATCGAGAACGGCGTCTATCAGTTTTTCATCACCAACCACCTCATGATGACAGCGGTTGCTGCGGTGTTGGTGTTGTTGGTGTTCAGTTACGTCGCGTTTCGGATGCGGGTCAAGGGCGAAGGCTTGCAGGCTTATCAGACCAAGGGCAAGGTTGCTCAGCTTTTCGAGACCATGTGCTGGTTCATCCGCGACGAAGTGGCCCGGCCGAACTTGGGTCACCTGACCGACAAGTACATTTACTACATCTGGACGGTCTTCTTTCTGATCCTGTTCAGTAATGTTCTCGGGCTTGTTCCGTTTGGCTATATGCTGCAGTTGGTTACGGGTGACACGCATTTCAGCCATTGGGGCGGAACGGCGACAGGCAATTTGTCGCTCAACGTGATGCTCGCCTTCTGCAGTTTTGTTGCGGTGATCTTCATTGGTATTCGTGAGACTGGCGCGAAGGCATTCTTTGCTCACTTCAATCCGATCGGATGGGATGGCCCCAAGGCGTTGTCGTTTGGAATCGGGTTGCCGCTTTATTTGCTGGAGTGGATGGGCTTGGTGATCAAGTGCGTGGTGTTGGCCATGCGTTTGTTTGGCACCATGATGGCGGGGCACTTGGTCGTTGCCGCGATCGTGGGCTTGGTCTTCACCGCCGCATCGGTTTCGCACTTGCTCGGGTACAGCGTTGGAATCGCAGTCGTGCTGGGGTGTGTGGTGTTGACGCTCTTGGAGTTGTTTATCTGCATGCTGCAGGCGTTCATTTTTACTTTCTTGACGATTCTCTTTATCTCGACCGTGGCCACGCACCACGGCGATCATGAGGAGGATCATGTGGATCCTCTGAGCGACGAAGCTCAGATGGATTTGGATAAACTGATTGATCCGTCACGGCTCGGTGGCTTGGCTCACTGA
- a CDS encoding DUF4912 domain-containing protein, which translates to MIKTADLKAQTRRELATLAKNYSVEGWHAMKKDELVDAITKVQRRLRRKANGSAKPESKTGTKTSRAAAPKSKTTTVKAQSRAVAPTSKDKRTAAAGTPSRSDDARKSAGRSTRRSSSTKSRRSAANTSLNDRPLPEMKPPRISAKTARIRSLMRKRQELVQKNRDLSTGTLVGGSAVISGAQRSRTEEPHRDRIILLVRDSYWLQATWEITRGSVQRAQSSLAERWHTATPTLRVLSVGDVTANGAETAERDITIHGGVDTWYVDVQEPPSRFRVAIGYLTGDGEFYTICRSNVVETPRPGECERLDEHWHDIAEDYERIYSLSGGYDTDGGDLREVFEERLRRPMPMRGENGQTVAEPTLLRQTKLPFKVDAELIVFGKTSPGCSVNVSGRPVKLQADGSFTVRMELPDKRQVLPVTTESRDGLRQRTTVIAVERNTKVMETVELEDNR; encoded by the coding sequence GTGATCAAGACCGCTGATTTGAAAGCCCAAACCCGGCGCGAGCTGGCGACACTGGCAAAGAACTACAGTGTCGAAGGCTGGCATGCGATGAAAAAGGACGAGCTGGTCGACGCGATCACCAAAGTGCAACGGCGTCTGCGACGCAAAGCAAATGGCTCTGCAAAACCAGAGTCGAAAACCGGCACCAAGACCTCTCGTGCCGCCGCCCCCAAATCAAAGACGACGACCGTCAAGGCACAATCCAGAGCGGTAGCTCCGACGTCAAAAGACAAACGCACCGCGGCGGCCGGTACCCCATCTCGAAGCGACGACGCCCGCAAATCAGCAGGACGCAGCACTCGGCGATCCTCCTCGACAAAGTCGCGTCGCTCGGCCGCCAACACATCCCTCAATGACCGCCCCCTGCCGGAGATGAAACCGCCGCGGATCTCTGCCAAAACGGCCCGCATCCGATCACTGATGCGGAAACGACAGGAACTGGTGCAAAAAAACCGCGATCTGTCAACCGGCACGCTCGTGGGCGGCTCCGCCGTGATCAGCGGCGCCCAACGATCCAGAACCGAGGAACCACATCGCGACCGCATCATCTTGCTGGTGCGCGATTCCTACTGGTTGCAAGCCACCTGGGAAATCACCCGAGGCAGCGTTCAACGGGCACAGTCATCACTGGCGGAACGATGGCACACCGCAACCCCAACTCTGCGAGTACTGTCTGTCGGTGACGTCACTGCCAACGGCGCCGAAACAGCAGAACGAGACATCACCATCCACGGCGGCGTCGACACGTGGTATGTCGATGTCCAAGAACCGCCGTCTCGCTTTCGCGTCGCGATCGGCTATCTCACCGGCGACGGGGAGTTCTACACCATCTGCCGCAGCAACGTCGTCGAAACACCTCGTCCCGGTGAATGCGAGCGACTGGACGAACACTGGCACGACATCGCCGAAGATTACGAGCGGATTTATTCCCTCAGCGGTGGCTACGATACCGACGGCGGTGATCTCAGAGAAGTCTTCGAAGAACGACTTCGACGCCCTATGCCCATGCGTGGCGAAAACGGCCAAACCGTGGCCGAACCGACCCTGCTGCGCCAAACCAAGTTGCCCTTCAAAGTCGATGCGGAACTGATCGTCTTCGGAAAGACATCCCCCGGCTGCTCGGTCAATGTTTCGGGACGCCCTGTGAAATTGCAGGCCGACGGCTCCTTTACCGTCCGCATGGAACTGCCCGACAAACGCCAAGTTCTGCCGGTGACCACCGAGAGCCGAGACGGCTTGCGTCAACGGACGACCGTGATCGCTGTCGAGCGAAACACCAAAGTGATGGAAACCGTCGAACTGGAAGACAACCGCTAA
- a CDS encoding SUMF1/EgtB/PvdO family nonheme iron enzyme has protein sequence MFWSSAVDAYVSCLPITKIQFEYFLSDRPEPHFDEQWYRGVLERSPRVSPGKVRMNNYWHCFITGITPTDAQSFANWCGKNSDDTYELPSSEEWYSIYQSIKTEPTIAGSLYRELALKPRVESLLNQLELSAAKVQGGQRSMPDSLLMREGIFEWVRMKADQWGGAGLPHGEAGGGIINLDAGQPRQPTTIDPAPAFYGFRLLKR, from the coding sequence ATGTTCTGGAGTTCAGCGGTCGATGCCTATGTGAGCTGTCTACCGATCACCAAGATTCAATTTGAGTACTTTTTGAGCGACCGACCTGAGCCACACTTCGATGAACAATGGTATCGCGGCGTCCTGGAACGTAGCCCTCGCGTTTCTCCAGGAAAAGTGCGAATGAACAATTACTGGCATTGTTTCATCACCGGCATCACTCCGACCGATGCACAGTCATTTGCAAACTGGTGCGGAAAAAACAGTGATGACACCTACGAACTGCCCTCCAGCGAAGAGTGGTACAGCATCTATCAATCGATCAAGACGGAGCCAACGATCGCTGGTTCGCTCTATCGCGAATTGGCCCTGAAACCTCGCGTCGAGAGCCTGCTGAATCAATTGGAATTGTCGGCAGCAAAGGTGCAGGGCGGACAGCGAAGCATGCCGGATTCCCTATTGATGCGTGAAGGGATTTTTGAGTGGGTACGGATGAAAGCAGACCAATGGGGCGGAGCGGGATTACCGCACGGAGAAGCCGGCGGAGGAATCATCAATTTAGACGCAGGTCAACCGAGACAACCGACGACGATTGATCCGGCGCCCGCCTTTTACGGATTTCGACTGCTAAAAAGATAG
- a CDS encoding TIR domain-containing protein, translating to MSVDAFISYSTQDDPVAIEIRDALEDNGIRCWYAPRDAPPGYVYQDTIPAAIRQTKFLLLILSEHSIQSRYVHSEVSVAYSMTPVAKPILTYRLDEFEIPDRFKFLIGHRTWIDAHHGAPIDHLRSLVQSARLLCDRSSTEIGTPPTIKKPQIECDLKENRRQAVTTLRLSGPDVTSETLLDLGDVTQGRLCKISDATQLRGLSLYDTQIDDQALELVSTLPSLTLLRIERTPVTDRGMEHLPKLQNLEDLWLSGTEITDRGISSLRSMQRLEQIRANDTRITDDAIPAILEISRLKELHIERTGITEKGIKRLETMLRIVHH from the coding sequence ATGAGCGTAGATGCATTCATCAGCTACTCGACCCAGGATGATCCAGTGGCCATCGAGATTCGTGATGCTCTTGAGGACAACGGAATCCGCTGCTGGTACGCGCCTCGCGATGCTCCCCCTGGATATGTCTACCAAGACACCATTCCCGCTGCGATTCGCCAAACCAAGTTCCTGCTGCTGATCCTCTCGGAACATTCCATTCAATCTCGGTATGTCCACAGCGAAGTCTCGGTCGCCTACTCCATGACCCCGGTCGCCAAACCCATCCTCACTTACCGGCTCGATGAATTCGAGATCCCTGACAGGTTCAAGTTCCTGATTGGTCATCGAACTTGGATTGATGCCCATCACGGCGCCCCAATCGATCACCTACGGAGCCTTGTTCAAAGTGCTCGTCTGCTCTGCGATCGCTCTTCGACAGAAATCGGAACGCCGCCCACAATTAAAAAACCACAAATCGAATGCGATTTGAAAGAAAACCGACGTCAGGCCGTTACCACATTGCGACTATCCGGCCCCGACGTCACCAGTGAAACCCTCCTCGATCTGGGTGACGTAACTCAAGGCCGACTTTGCAAGATTTCCGACGCCACCCAGTTACGAGGACTATCGCTATACGACACACAGATTGACGACCAGGCATTGGAATTGGTGTCGACGTTGCCCTCGTTGACGCTGTTGCGAATCGAACGAACTCCGGTTACCGACCGTGGAATGGAACATTTGCCCAAACTACAGAACCTCGAAGATCTCTGGCTTTCGGGAACAGAGATCACCGACAGGGGAATATCATCATTACGATCAATGCAACGTCTCGAACAGATACGCGCAAACGACACACGAATCACTGACGACGCCATTCCAGCGATATTGGAGATCAGCCGTCTGAAAGAGCTACATATTGAGCGAACTGGCATCACCGAGAAAGGAATCAAACGGTTGGAAACCATGCTACGGATTGTGCACCATTGA
- the atpF gene encoding F0F1 ATP synthase subunit B codes for MFQVCRLGVLMALLAMFAPASLRGEDAPKSDDAAVHTTVGDSGDAHPKGEAAHKEGGHDEKIPPILSLDVGSAVFNIAIFLGVMAILSIFVWPVILGGLQAREDKIASDLREAQDASNKAQAMLAEYQGRLNEASTQVQSMLAEARRDAEANGQRIVDEAKGEAKRQSERAIADIETAKKVALAELAGQTSSMAMGVAKQVVGRELKADDHADLIRQALDSLPSKN; via the coding sequence ATGTTTCAGGTTTGTCGATTGGGCGTGCTGATGGCACTGCTCGCGATGTTCGCCCCTGCGTCGCTCAGAGGTGAGGATGCTCCAAAGAGTGATGATGCAGCGGTTCACACCACCGTTGGTGATTCAGGCGATGCGCATCCCAAGGGTGAAGCGGCGCACAAGGAAGGCGGACATGACGAAAAGATTCCACCGATCTTGTCGTTGGATGTCGGTTCGGCTGTCTTTAACATTGCGATCTTTCTCGGCGTCATGGCGATCCTGTCCATCTTTGTATGGCCGGTGATCCTTGGCGGCTTGCAAGCTCGTGAGGACAAGATCGCCAGTGACCTTCGAGAAGCTCAAGACGCCAGTAACAAAGCTCAGGCGATGTTGGCGGAGTATCAAGGCAGGCTGAACGAAGCGTCCACTCAAGTTCAGTCGATGTTGGCTGAGGCTCGCCGTGATGCGGAAGCCAACGGTCAGCGGATCGTCGACGAAGCCAAGGGTGAGGCGAAGCGTCAGTCGGAGAGAGCTATCGCTGACATCGAAACGGCCAAGAAGGTCGCATTGGCAGAGCTGGCCGGTCAAACGTCCAGTATGGCGATGGGTGTGGCAAAGCAAGTTGTGGGTCGAGAGTTGAAAGCGGACGATCATGCCGACTTGATTCGTCAAGCGTTGGATTCGCTGCCCAGTAAGAATTGA
- a CDS encoding AtpZ/AtpI family protein encodes MTDLSHSSGGVPPQRSHAGESVGGDSESDSDTAGPLAASSEMGTDGESPSKVGFKRSGSDERGKPWMRFVGVGMEIALYTIVLGGIGHWLDGRLGTAKPFLTALFGLVGFCFGMYRLVRMAVLSQRRGGA; translated from the coding sequence GTGACAGATTTGTCTCACTCCTCCGGCGGTGTTCCGCCCCAGCGTTCCCATGCAGGCGAGTCCGTGGGAGGTGATTCCGAGTCGGATTCAGACACTGCAGGTCCGCTTGCGGCATCGAGCGAAATGGGGACGGATGGTGAGTCGCCCAGCAAGGTTGGTTTCAAGCGTTCCGGTTCCGATGAGCGAGGCAAGCCTTGGATGCGGTTCGTCGGTGTGGGGATGGAGATCGCCCTGTACACGATCGTGCTTGGCGGGATTGGGCATTGGTTGGATGGTCGTCTGGGGACGGCGAAGCCTTTTTTGACGGCGTTGTTCGGACTGGTTGGTTTTTGTTTTGGGATGTACCGCCTCGTTCGCATGGCAGTACTTTCTCAGAGACGCGGTGGGGCTTGA
- a CDS encoding ThuA domain-containing protein, producing the protein MKFAPRLLIALAATFVFGVAPSLAQKPLSLLLITSGCCHDYDFQTKSMQLAFEKQGVEANWTVVNEGGTGTKAEIEFYNNPDWAKGFDVVIHNECFAGTTNPEYIRKVTSPHHAGVNAVVIHCAMHTYRDATIDDWREFLGVTSRRHEHQSNYEIKVVAADHPIMKSFPDGHKTAKDELYVIEKTWPNTTVLATSKSERDGKVYPVLWTNQYGKARVFGTTYGHSNETFQDQVFLDALVRGTVWAAGR; encoded by the coding sequence ATGAAATTCGCCCCCCGCCTGCTCATCGCCCTGGCCGCAACGTTCGTTTTCGGCGTCGCCCCCAGCCTAGCCCAGAAACCTCTCAGCCTACTGCTGATCACCAGCGGTTGCTGCCACGACTACGATTTCCAAACCAAATCGATGCAACTTGCTTTTGAAAAGCAGGGCGTCGAGGCGAATTGGACAGTCGTGAATGAAGGTGGCACCGGCACAAAGGCCGAAATCGAGTTCTACAACAATCCGGATTGGGCCAAAGGATTCGACGTGGTCATCCACAACGAATGCTTCGCCGGGACCACCAACCCGGAATATATCCGCAAGGTCACCAGTCCCCACCACGCCGGCGTCAATGCCGTGGTCATCCACTGTGCGATGCACACCTATCGAGACGCCACCATCGACGACTGGCGTGAATTCCTGGGCGTCACCAGCCGACGCCACGAACATCAGAGCAACTACGAGATCAAAGTCGTCGCGGCCGACCATCCGATCATGAAATCGTTCCCCGATGGCCACAAGACAGCCAAGGACGAACTTTATGTGATCGAAAAGACTTGGCCAAACACCACCGTCTTGGCGACCAGCAAGAGCGAGCGAGATGGAAAGGTTTACCCCGTTCTGTGGACCAACCAGTACGGAAAAGCAAGGGTTTTCGGCACAACCTACGGCCATTCCAACGAAACCTTTCAGGATCAGGTCTTCCTCGACGCTCTGGTACGTGGAACCGTCTGGGCGGCCGGTCGATAG
- a CDS encoding TRAFAC clade GTPase domain-containing protein, with protein MTKELRCPYCTNPVLQCVQAGKCPLPIDYEKKCAAAPATWITSVGFSGHGKTVYLSALSLMLDQLADAIPNFTCDYLDQYTLDTVREMRWQAKNGSLSESTQPRNPQPLMMQIDGRLEPSSPSTKRTLVIYDAAGEFFTSLETLNENLPAIEHVQTIWFLVSVSDFRQSEEQTSLTDLFRSYQAAMESSRVDLRGRQIIVVFTKSELIRRDLPADVIEYLSNDPFADLNEGTSKLDPSFSVSHYLEKAAEISDLLESFAETLSGGRQFINMVRKHQMRLRFVATSALGHHPDDSSNRLIERAKRYRVLDPLFWTIAAPTEQSVLKKDPLLLIVDCSSECDPFYANDTLQQYWRAMSSHGDTWTHYLGGLRPASHVGQQPPESPSKQRRSRIIGSILDRAPAGCRALVLTAGPIIDIADFVTSPLRDRILIGVADEQFEDIWPHTFVIRPNDDPNAVVHRLIHLDREASFVN; from the coding sequence ATGACTAAGGAATTGCGGTGTCCCTACTGCACCAACCCCGTCCTGCAGTGTGTTCAAGCGGGCAAGTGCCCGTTGCCCATCGACTACGAAAAGAAATGTGCTGCCGCGCCGGCAACTTGGATCACCTCCGTGGGCTTTTCCGGGCACGGCAAGACCGTCTACTTGTCAGCGTTGAGCTTGATGCTCGATCAACTCGCCGACGCGATTCCCAACTTTACCTGTGATTATCTGGATCAATACACGCTGGATACTGTTCGGGAGATGCGTTGGCAAGCGAAAAACGGCAGCCTGAGCGAGTCGACACAACCTCGTAATCCCCAGCCGCTGATGATGCAAATCGACGGTCGCTTGGAACCGAGTTCGCCAAGTACTAAGCGAACCCTGGTCATCTACGATGCAGCAGGCGAATTCTTTACCAGCCTGGAAACGCTCAACGAAAACCTGCCTGCAATAGAGCATGTCCAAACGATCTGGTTCCTGGTCAGCGTCAGCGATTTTCGTCAATCAGAAGAACAAACCTCGCTTACCGATCTTTTTCGATCCTACCAAGCCGCGATGGAATCTTCACGAGTCGATTTGCGAGGTCGGCAAATCATCGTCGTTTTCACAAAGTCCGAGTTGATCCGCCGCGACCTGCCCGCCGACGTCATTGAGTACCTATCGAATGATCCTTTCGCCGACCTCAATGAGGGAACCTCCAAACTGGATCCATCGTTTTCTGTTTCTCATTACCTGGAGAAAGCGGCCGAAATTTCGGACCTGCTCGAGTCATTCGCCGAAACCCTGAGCGGAGGACGGCAGTTCATCAATATGGTGCGAAAACATCAAATGCGATTGCGTTTTGTCGCCACATCCGCGCTAGGACATCACCCAGATGATTCCTCCAATCGATTGATAGAGCGAGCGAAACGCTACCGTGTTCTCGATCCACTGTTTTGGACGATCGCTGCGCCCACAGAACAATCTGTGTTGAAGAAAGATCCTTTGTTGCTGATTGTTGACTGCAGTAGTGAGTGTGATCCCTTCTATGCGAACGATACACTGCAGCAGTACTGGCGTGCGATGTCGTCACACGGAGACACTTGGACACATTACCTGGGAGGGTTGCGACCGGCGAGTCATGTCGGTCAGCAACCACCGGAATCACCCTCCAAACAACGTCGTTCCAGAATCATCGGTTCGATTCTTGACCGAGCTCCCGCTGGTTGCCGTGCTCTGGTCTTAACTGCAGGCCCGATCATTGACATCGCTGATTTTGTCACTTCGCCATTGCGGGATCGCATCTTGATCGGTGTTGCAGACGAGCAGTTCGAAGACATCTGGCCGCACACGTTTGTGATTCGTCCCAACGACGACCCCAACGCCGTGGTACACCGACTCATTCATCTCGACCGCGAGGCGTCGTTCGTCAACTAA
- the atpH gene encoding ATP synthase F1 subunit delta — MIEPDSVKHETVLDTGAEQMGKTYAQALIGAALKAGVADQVVEQLAQVVDGYLGQSPRLAAALASPRIGMDEKVRVIDRLFGGDFHPLLVTFMKVMASRERLGYLAAVRNGAETIYDEMSGRVLATVSTAVPLTDDLRGQITSQLSGTLGKNVRLKEVIDTDLIGGMVIRVGDTVFDNSVANRLEKLEQRTRQGFANALLSRFGELVGDS; from the coding sequence ATGATTGAACCTGATTCCGTAAAGCACGAAACGGTGTTGGACACCGGCGCCGAACAAATGGGCAAGACTTATGCCCAGGCGTTGATCGGTGCGGCGCTCAAAGCCGGAGTGGCGGATCAAGTCGTCGAGCAGTTGGCTCAGGTTGTGGACGGCTACCTGGGGCAGAGTCCCAGATTGGCGGCGGCGCTTGCGTCACCCCGAATCGGGATGGATGAAAAGGTGCGGGTGATCGATCGTCTGTTTGGTGGTGATTTTCACCCGCTGTTGGTGACATTCATGAAGGTCATGGCGTCACGAGAGCGACTGGGTTACTTGGCCGCTGTGCGAAATGGAGCTGAAACGATCTACGACGAGATGTCCGGTCGTGTCTTGGCGACGGTCAGCACCGCAGTGCCGCTGACGGATGACTTGCGAGGTCAAATCACGTCGCAGTTGAGTGGGACCCTCGGAAAGAACGTTCGGCTCAAAGAGGTCATCGACACTGATTTGATCGGTGGCATGGTGATCCGCGTCGGTGACACGGTGTTTGATAACAGCGTCGCCAATCGTTTGGAAAAATTGGAACAGCGGACTCGCCAAGGCTTTGCAAATGCGTTGCTGAGCCGATTCGGTGAGCTGGTTGGGGATTCGTGA
- a CDS encoding Fur family transcriptional regulator gives MQQGPDLLSDSSPVRSRAVSTASPNGQDSLTPIKVSLTPQQRFEEYLQSRGLRQTNQRKFLIDRVFSHHEHFDADELIERLPRRGQENYVSSATVYRTLREFVDAGLLNSFQLDGRTVYEHGYGYPQHDHLYCTSCRELFEFQSDDLLELRNEVAAQRGFRVNSHRMIIQGVCQKCSKKRRKKRKQDLV, from the coding sequence ATGCAGCAGGGCCCCGATCTTTTGTCCGACTCGTCGCCAGTTCGTTCCAGAGCAGTTTCGACCGCCTCACCTAACGGTCAAGACTCACTGACACCCATCAAGGTATCCCTGACGCCACAACAGCGTTTCGAGGAATACCTGCAGTCACGCGGCTTGCGACAGACGAACCAGCGAAAGTTTCTGATCGATCGCGTCTTCAGTCACCACGAGCACTTTGACGCCGATGAACTGATCGAACGGCTCCCGCGACGAGGCCAGGAAAACTACGTCAGTAGCGCGACCGTGTATCGAACCCTGCGGGAATTCGTCGACGCCGGTTTGCTGAACAGTTTTCAGTTAGACGGACGAACGGTCTACGAACACGGCTACGGATATCCCCAGCACGACCACCTGTATTGCACCTCCTGTCGCGAACTGTTCGAATTCCAGAGCGACGACCTCCTAGAACTCCGCAACGAAGTCGCCGCCCAGCGTGGCTTTCGAGTCAACAGCCACCGCATGATCATCCAAGGCGTCTGCCAAAAATGCAGCAAAAAACGCCGCAAGAAACGCAAACAAGATCTCGTCTGA